The segment CTGGATCGTTGCCGCAAGTTCAAGCTCCTGTTTGAGCCGCTCTTTTTCGAGCGACTCGCGGTGAAAGACCGCATTTTCCATGGCAACCGCTATCTGCCTGCAGAGGGCCTGGAATATCTCAAGATCATAGTCAGAGAAGGTATCCCTGCCAAGAGGATTCAGAATCTCGGCAACGCCGATCAAACCGGATCTGCCTACCAGAGGCACAGCGATCATGCCCCTCGTTATAAAACCTGTTTTGGTGTCAGCCTCGCTCGAATGGCGGTGATCATCCGCTGCCTTCCCGACGACAACCGGCTCAAGGTTCCGGGCAACCCAGCCGGCAATGCCTTCTCCAAGCCCGAGGGTTACATGCTTTTTGAGGATCTCCCCGCTCTCTCCATCGCTGCTGAGCGCAACCTCGAACTCAAGCCTTTCGGTCTTTTTGTTGTACACAAGGATCGAGCAGGCGTCAGCATGCATAACTTCCTTCGCCTTTTCCATGACCAGACCGATCAGTTCATTAAAGTCGAGCGTGGACGAGATGATGGAGGAAACATCCATGAGCAGCCGCAGGTCTTCAACCTTCTGCTCCATGCTTTTCAGATACTCTTCTGCCGTGGTCAACGAGCGCTTCTCTTTCATCGTTCTTATGGAATACCAGATTTCCAGAACGTTTTCAAGGAAAATGCGCCATTTACTGTTGTCAATGGCTGTGCAGGAGTAGTAAAATCCCTGTGATTGGAGGGATGATGATAAAACTGTTCAACTGGGCATTAGACAAAGAAAAAGAGCGGCGGGTCTCTGTCCTTCAGAAGGTCCACCTCTTCAAGGGACTGCGCCGCAACCTCCTCATGAAACTTCTTGTGGATCTCGTTGAAAAGGAATATGAACCAGGCGAGGTCATCTTCTCAGAAGGAGAGATCGGCAAGGCCTTATACATTATTCTGAGCGGTTCTGTTTCAATAACGAAGAAGTGCGGGGAAACCCATTCGGTCCTTGCCGAACTGCCCGCAGGATCATATTTTGGAGAGCTTGCACTGATCGATCAGATGCCGCGTTTTGCGACTGCGGCGGCAGTGGAAAGGACAACACTTCTTATCATGTATAAATCGTATTTCGATGACCTCATCAAGGGGAGCCCGGCTATCTCGTCGCGGGTGCTGCTGAATCTTGTCGGACTTCTCTCTGCGTATGTACGAAAGAACCATGAAGAAAGAAACTGACAACGAGCTGCTGAAGGAGATAGCAAAGGTCCACCACCGGATGCCGCACTGGGTGATCGGCCTGCTACTGACAGGGCTGCTTGCCGTCACAGCGTACTATACGGCAAGTCTTCTGGTTTTGCTTCTCATATCCGGCATCCTCGCCTATCTGCTCAGCAATGTCATCAAGCGGATCGAATACCTCGGCATAAAAAGGACTGTTGCCGTTGCAGCAGTATATTTCAGCGCAGGCATTCTGCTCATAGCCGCTGACCTTATTCTTATCCCCTGCCTTCAGCAGGAGACAAAGAACCTCACCGAAAGACTGCCTGAGATCACGCAGCAGGCAGAAAGCACCTTTGTAGACCTGCGCGGCTATCCCTTTGCCGGGGATATGATCGACAAGATCCTGAGCGGTCTTGCGCAGCCGGGCCACCTGCTCTCAAAAATGCTGAACATGTCTGATCTGTTCAGTCAGGCGGCATCTGTTGCCTTTGCCATGATCCTCATCCCGTTCTTTGTTTTTTTTATCCTCAAGGACTGGCCTGACATGCTCAGAAAGATCATGCGCTTGATCCCATCTGCGTTTGTGGAGACATCGGTCGCAGCCTTTTCAGAGATCAACATACTTGCCGGCAGTTATCTGAGGGGACTTGCTATAGAATGTTCTTCAGTAGGGGCCATGGCCGCCATCGGCCTCGGCCTGTTGGGCGTCAACTACCCGGTAACATTAGGCATCGTAACTGCAGCCGCAAACGTGATCCCGTACATCGGTCCGATCATCTCCTGCCTGATCGCCTGTCTTATAGCCTTTATCCAGTTCAAGAGCGCAGGTGCGGTCCTGAACGTGGTTCTCCTCTATACCGGCGTCAAGCTCCTTGATGACTTTCTGGTCCAGCCGCTGACCATAGGCAGGAGCGTCAAGCTGCACCCCATGCTCCTGATCATCACTATACTTGCGGGTCAGAAGCTCTTCGGCATTATCGGCATGGTACTGGCAGTTCCGGCTGTCACGATCGCCCAGAAGGTCGTGGTCATTTTTCTCGAAGACAGACGGAACAGCACGGCGCAGCCCGAGGCATTAGCGCATTCTCACGAAATAATCATTTAATATAGACGCATGCATCTTTTCAAGGAAAGACAGAGCACATTCAGCGAACTGCGAAAGAAGTTTATCTTTGCCGTGGTACTCGTCGCTCTTGTCGCATCCTTCGGCACTGCAGGGTACATGCTGATCGAAGGCTGGAATTTCATTGATGCATTGTACATGACAGTCATCACCCTTGCCAGCGTCGGCTTCAAAGAGATCCATGACCTTTCCGTTTTCGGCAGGATCTTTACGATCATCATCATCATCGGCGGTGTTGCTACGGTCGCCTATGCGCTCAGCGCAGGGGCCAAGATCATCCTCGAAGGAGAATTACAGGAAGTTTACGGGAGGCGCAGATTGGAAAAGAAGATCAGGGAACTGAAGAACCATTACATTGTCTGCGGATACGGCAGGATGGGCAAGATCATCTGCAGGGAGCTTCGCGAAAAGAATATCAAATTCGTGATCGTCGAAAAGATCCCTGATGTTCACCGGGAGGACGAAGATCTCCTGATCTTTCCCGGCGATGCGACCAAAGATGAGGTATTGAAGGAACTCGGCATAGAAAAGGCAAAAGGCCTCGTCACTGTTCTTCCCACCGATGCCGAGAACCTTTTCGTCGTGTTAAGCGCCCGGGGCCTGAACCCGGACCTTTTCATTGTGGCACGCGCCGGCGAGGAAGGCTCAGAGAAAAAACTGGTCCGCGCAGGCGCAGATAAGGTCGTCTCGCCATATCACATCGGCGGTCTCAGGATCGCCCATACCGTGCTCAAACCTGCTGTGGTGGACTTTATCGAATTCGCCACCAAAAGCGGCAACATAGACCTCCAGATGGAGGAGGTGCTTATAAAGGAGTCTTCAGATCTTGTCGGAAAGTCGCTCGACGAATGCGGCATCGGAAGAGAACTGGGCATTATTATCGTTGCCATCAAAAAGCCGAACGGCGAGATGAAGTTCAACCCCACATTTAAAAGCGCAATAAAGACCGGCGACACGCTCATCGCCCTTGGCGAGAGCTCCAAACTCAAGAATCTTGAAGTGATGGCATCATAAGTTCATCACACCATAAAACGGAGGATACAATGAAAAAGACTTTATTTATTACGTTCTTGCTGGTAATGCTCTCTGGACTCTCGGGCTGCGGGTATAACACCATGCAGGCAAACGAAGAGGCTGTGAAGGCTGCCTGGGGAGATGTGGAAGCATCGTATCAGAGAAGGAACGATCTTATCCCCAATCTTGTAGAGGTCGTAAAAGGTTATGCCAAGCATGAGAAAGATACACTTCAGGCAGTGACCGAAGCACGCGCAAAAGTGGGAACCATCCAGGCATCCAAGGATATTCTCAATGACCCCAAGGCATTGACCCAGTTCCAGGAGGCTCAGGGCGCCATGTCCAGCGCTCTTTCCCGTTTGATGGTCGTTGTCGAGAAATACCCTGAACTGAAGGCAAACCAGAACTTTCTGGACCTGCAGCACCAGCTTGAGGGGACTGAAAACCGGATCAATGTTGCCCGCACCCGCTTCAACAAGTCTGTCGAGACCTTCAATGTTTCGATCAGGATATTCCCGAACAGCCTTACGAACTCCCTGCTGTTGCACCTGAAACAGCGGGAGGCTTTCAAGGCTGAGGCAGGCGCGGAGAAGGCTCCGAAGGTTGAGTTCAATAAATAGACACATGAAGACCAATAGAAGAGCTTCTCGTTCGATTTCAGAATAACAACTGACGAATGACAACAGAGAGGATAGCAGTGCTGTCGGCGGACAAATCCTCCCCTTTCCAAGGGGAGGCTAGGTGGGGTATTGGTAAATTATCACAATACCTCCCCCAACCCTGCCTAAGGCACCTACTTTTGGTCCGTGGAAAGGAGGGGCTATTGCATGCATCTCTCGTATCGATATTCCTGCTATTGATGGCAGTATTGTTCGCCGTTCCGGCCCATGCCCTTGAGGTCCCTAAACTGACCGGCTATGTGAATGACTACGGCAGCATGCTCTCGCCCCAGGCAAAGGCAACGCTTGAACAGGAACTGCGGGCCTTCGAGCAGTCTGATTCTACTCAGCTCGTTATCGTCACAATCCCCTCTTTACAGGGGGAAGTGCTTGAAGAGTTCAGCATCAAGATTGCACAGGCATGGAAGATCGGGCAGAAGGGAAAAGACAATGGCATCATCTTCCTTGTTTCAAAGGAAGACAGAAAATTGCGCGTTGAGGTTGGCCGTGGGCTTGAAGGCAGGCTCACCGACCTCATGGCAGGCAGGATCATAGATCTCGTGGTAAAACCCCGGTTCAAAAGAGGCGACTTTGATGGCGGCTTCATTACCGGCGTCCATTCCCTAATCGATGCAACACGGGGCGAGTTCAAGGCAGATCAGCAGACAGGCAAACGGCAGGGAGCTAAGGGTTCACAGGGTATTTCCCGTCTCTTCACATTTATCATATTCTTTGGCATTGCCCTGCTGATGCTCGGAAGCGTTTCAAAGTATCTTGCAGGAGCCGCAGGAGCTATAGGTCTTCCTGCGATTGTCTCTTTGCTCCTCTCACCTGTCGGTCTTGTTGCAGCTATTATTCTCGCCGTTATCGGTCTCGTTGCCGGACTGATCCTGCCGGCCCTCTTTTCAGCGGGGGGCAGAGGGGGTGGATTTGGTGGCGGATATTATGGAGGAGGCTTTGGCGGAGGTGGCGGCGGCTTCGGTGGAAGCAGCGGCGGCGGTAGTGATTTTGGCGGAGGAGGAGGAGACTTTGGCGGCGGCGGGAGTTCGGGGGATTGGTAGCATACCAGCTTGCAGGTCTTATTGGCTAAAGCAGAAAAGGACAGAAAATGAATAACGCAAAGACATTCTTTACAGAAGCGGAAAAGGACCGGATCGCAGAAACAACGCGGTCGGTCGAATGCTGCACGATCGGTGAAGTGGCTGTCATGGTCGTTAACAGCAGCGATGAATACCGTGAAGCATCCGTGCTCGGGAGCGTGCTTCTTGGCTCAGGTATCAGCCTGCTTGTATCAGAAGCCTTCCTCAATGCATCGTTAAACTATTTCATCCTCCTCAGCTTTTTCTTCTTTCCGCTTATGTGGGCAATGTTCAAGTATATGCCCGCATTAAAGACATCTTTTGTCGGCAGACACAGGCTGGAGAAGGCCGTTCAAGAGCGGGCATTGAGGGCCTTTTACGAAAAAGGTCTGTATAAAACAAAGGCGAACACAGGCGTGCTCTTCTTTATTTCCCTTCTGGAACACAAGGTATGGGTGCTGGCAGACAAAGGTATCTATGAAAAGATCGACCAGCAGACACTCGATACCTATGCGCTTACCGTTTCCCGAGGCATAAAAGAAGGCCGTGCATGCGATATGCTCTGTCAGGCCATTAAAGCCTCAGGATCTGTCCTTGCAGAGCATTTCCCGATGACGCCCGGAGATACCAATGAACTGTCGAACCAGGTGATGACCGAGTAAACAGCTTACCTCATTGCACTTCTGAGAAAACTGAATCTATTGTCTGGACGGCTATTTCCCGCCGGCAACAAGTTTCAGTTTCTCCTCGATGGCTGACGGGGCTCCCGAGATCTTCATAAATGTCCCCATCGTAAGGTCAGGGAAATCAAGGGCGATCCGGAATTTGCCGTGCAGCATGTACACCTTTCCACCGGAGACCACCAGTTCATACGGAAGATGCGCGGTATGCTTCGGCTCGTTGATATCGATGACCGGCATGATCGTCTTGTCTGCGCCCTCGCCTTCTGTAATAGCTACGCCGAAGACCGACTCTTTCTTGTCCGGCAGATCCACCCGATAGACCTTTGAAGAGCCGCCCTTGCGCGCTGCAAGGTTCGCCTCAACAGCCTTAAGAGCCTCCTCTTGGGCGCTGTGCGTACCAAGCAGCACCTGGTCATCGAAATATGGCATCATCACCATGTAATGGTATGAGCGAAGTTTGGCAGCACTCAGTCCTTTCTTCGAGCCAAAGACTGACTTCTTGCCGAGCGCCTTCTCAAGAGAGGCAGCAACATCAGCAAGTGAGTCTTTCATCTGGTATGCCTGTGCATAATAGAGCGGATTCGTATAAGAGACCTCAATCTCACCGCCCTTCTCGGTCAGGGCGATACGGGCGATCGCACCATAGGCGCCGAAGTCCGATTTAGCCGCGTTCTTGCGCAGGACATCGCTGGTCACCACAACGACATGAGCGCCTTTATACGGGGCGTATTCACCGACTGTCTGAAAGCCCTGCTGCACAAGGCTGGCCTTCACCTCATCCGTCTTCTTCTCGATAGTCCCCGGCCCTGATGAAGCAAGCATATAGGGCTTCATCATATCATCCGCAGCAACTGCCATACCCAGAAACATGAACAATCCGGCAACAACCGACAGCATCACAGCAACAGTCTTTTTCATGATTAGCTTCCTTCTTTGCCATTCTCAGGCAAATAATGTAAATTTTTCGCCTTTCAGCTGAAATACTTCTTTATCTCTCCTTCTATTACGCTAAAGGGCACAATAAATGGCTTGTCCTTGATGGTAATGCGCATCTCGTTCCCGGAAACAGAGCAATACTCTCCCTTGATCGGTCCCATAACCGAGTTTCCCTGAAAAACACCTTTTGAGCTGTCGCCAAGAAATGTGCCGCCGCTTTCGGTTATCGCAGATTCGACACCGGCCAGAACCGAAGAAATGTCCTTATTCAGCGCTACCGTAAATGTATGTGCCATGTTCGACCTCCATTGTATAAGTATACCATGGAGCTATGGATTGAACTATTTCGGAAAGCTGATAGACTGTAAGCACAGATACCGGAATTCTCCTCAGGAGGTCAGCCATGACGCGCAAGATAACAAAGATATGGAAGAGCAAACCGACAATCGAAGGCGCAGGGGTTCATCTGAAGCGTGCCTTCGGTTACTATCAGATCCCTCAGCTTGACCCTTTTCTGCTTCTCGACGACTTTCATTCCAACATTCCGGGCCAGTATCTTGCAGGATTTCCCTGGCATCCCCACCGGGGGATCGAAACGATCACTTATGTGCTTCACGGCACGGTCGAGCATGGCGACAGCATGAAGAACAGAGGCATCATTGCTCCGGGCGACGTCCAATGGATGACAGCAGGAAGCGGCATCATCCATCAGGAAATGCCGAAGGGCGGCAAGGATGATCTGCTCTGGGGCTTTCAGCTCTGGGCGAACCTCCCGGCTAAAGAGAAGATGATGGATCCGCGGTACCGGGAAGTGAAAAGCAGCCAGATCCCTGAAAAGAAGCTGGCCTCAGGCGCTGTGGTGAAAGTGATCTGCGGGGCAGTGGACGGAGTCAGCGGGCCGGTGCAGGATATTGTGACTGATCCGGAATATCTGGATGTTTCAGTCCCTGCTCACACAACCTTCACGCACGGGGTGCCCTCAGGCCATACTGCCTTTGTCTATGTGGTCGAAGGAAACGCCTATTTTGATGAGGAGCGCAATGCCTTTTCCCGTGAAGTGATCGGCAGCAACTATTTCGATTATAAGAGGGACTGCAAAGGCAGTCCTGAGACCCTGATCCATTATGAGAATAAGGGAGATACGGTTAAGGTCACAACAGAAGACTCAGCAGTCCGTTTTCTTCTGATCTCAGGCAGGCCGATCGGAGAACCGATCGCATGGTATGGCCCGATCGTGATGAATACCCAGGAGGAACTGCAGCTCGCCTTTGAAGAATACGAAAAAGGCACCTTTATTAAGCACCGATGAGGCGAAAAAGGTTCGCCGAAGGACAGCTTCCCCATTGCGAATAGCAGTGTGATAATATAATGCATGATTTACGCCGATATCTTTGGCAGATTTGCAGAAGAGCGGATAAGATATGCAGTCACTGGAGGTATCGCCCTGGTGCTCCACGGTGTTGTCAGATTTACTGCAGACCTTGATCTGATCGTTGACCTGTCAGAGGATAATCTGAAGAGTTTCGTAAGGGCCATGGGAGAACTTGGGTACAAGCCTAAGCAGCCTGTTCCTGCTGATGATCTCTGCAGTCCCGAAACACGCATGCGATGGGCTGATGAAAAGCATATGGTGGTTTTTTCGTTTTATCATCCAGGGAAGCCTATACATCTTGTAGATGTATTCATTATTGAACCACTTCCTTTTTCCATAATCGAAAAAAACCTGGTGTGGTTTGAGGCAAAGGGTGTAAGAATTCCTGTTGTATCAATTCCGCACTTAATACAGCTGAAAAAAATAGCAGGCCGCCCTCAGGATATCGCTGATATTGAGATGATTGAGGCGCTCACAAAAGAGAAGGGAAAACCATGATCAAAAAACCCTATGCCTTCAGGCCGTCCATCGAGCAGTTGCGGGAGTTGCAGGACCTGAGCCCCAAGGAAAAGCTTGACTGGCTTGAAGAAGCGAATCAGTTCGTTGCCGCTTTTGTTCCGCCCGAGAAGCTGGAGATATGGAGAAAGATCACCTCTGCGCAGCAGGATTAGCAGAGGGTCATATTACCACATTATACGAACTGACAATAACCTTACTCATTGTTTTTAAAGACTTTTTTCTTTGCAGAATCAATGGCCTGTGATATAGTGATACCCTGTTTCAGATAAACCGGAAGTTCGTATCGTCCGGCGGATCAGTCAAACCGTTCTGAGACTTTCTCATGATAATCCATACAACACACTTCGCAAAGACCTGCCCACCCTTCATAAATTTTCAAGCGGCGTTCCAATGAGATACAATGAACGTATGGAATCATTGATCGAAGACCGCGGGCTCAGGGACAGGCAGTTCGTATTTGAAGACCGCGACGATGCAGGTGAGCGTCTTGCGTCAGCGCTTGAGTCTTACCGGGGTACAAATGCCCTTGTGCTGGCGATCCCTTCAGGCGGTGTACCGATCGGCGCAAAGATAGCGCAGCAGCTCGCTCTCCCCTTTGACCTGCTGATCGTGAGAAAACTTCAGATCCCTTTTAATACCGAGGCAGGGTTTGGCGCCATGACCCTTGACGGAGAGGTCATACTGAATAAAGAACTGGTTGGCTCGCTGGGCCTCGGCAAGGACGCGATCAACGCAACGATACATGCTACAAAGGAAATCCTTGAGCGGAGGAATAAGCTGTTCCGCAAGAGCAGACCGATGCCGGACTGCAGGGGCAAGACCGTGATCATCACAGATGACGGGCTTGCCTCCGGGTATACGATGAGAGCTGCGGTGCAGACCGTAAGGGGCATGAGACCGCTAAAGATTGTCGTGGCTGTGCCGACCAGTTCAGAATGGACAGTAGCGGCTATCCGGCGGGAGATTGATGAACTCGTCTGCCTTAATATCCGGGGCGGCCAGCGCTTTGCAGTTGCCGAGGCTTACCGGAACTGGTATGACTTAAGCGATGAAGAGGTCCTCAGGACCGTTGCAGAGTGATTGAGAAATAAGACCCTTCTCTTATCGTCCGCTATTCCTCAGCTGCACCCGCACGCCATCCTTGACCGCATCGTCAGGATGGGTGATCACCTGCTCCTTCTCTGCCAGTCCGGAGACGATCTCTGCCACAAGACCGTTTCTGTTGCCGACCGTAACCTCTTTCAAAC is part of the Nitrospirota bacterium genome and harbors:
- a CDS encoding cyclic nucleotide-binding domain-containing protein, giving the protein MMIKLFNWALDKEKERRVSVLQKVHLFKGLRRNLLMKLLVDLVEKEYEPGEVIFSEGEIGKALYIILSGSVSITKKCGETHSVLAELPAGSYFGELALIDQMPRFATAAAVERTTLLIMYKSYFDDLIKGSPAISSRVLLNLVGLLSAYVRKNHEERN
- a CDS encoding AI-2E family transporter, whose amino-acid sequence is MKKETDNELLKEIAKVHHRMPHWVIGLLLTGLLAVTAYYTASLLVLLLISGILAYLLSNVIKRIEYLGIKRTVAVAAVYFSAGILLIAADLILIPCLQQETKNLTERLPEITQQAESTFVDLRGYPFAGDMIDKILSGLAQPGHLLSKMLNMSDLFSQAASVAFAMILIPFFVFFILKDWPDMLRKIMRLIPSAFVETSVAAFSEINILAGSYLRGLAIECSSVGAMAAIGLGLLGVNYPVTLGIVTAAANVIPYIGPIISCLIACLIAFIQFKSAGAVLNVVLLYTGVKLLDDFLVQPLTIGRSVKLHPMLLIITILAGQKLFGIIGMVLAVPAVTIAQKVVVIFLEDRRNSTAQPEALAHSHEIII
- a CDS encoding potassium channel protein, with translation MHLFKERQSTFSELRKKFIFAVVLVALVASFGTAGYMLIEGWNFIDALYMTVITLASVGFKEIHDLSVFGRIFTIIIIIGGVATVAYALSAGAKIILEGELQEVYGRRRLEKKIRELKNHYIVCGYGRMGKIICRELREKNIKFVIVEKIPDVHREDEDLLIFPGDATKDEVLKELGIEKAKGLVTVLPTDAENLFVVLSARGLNPDLFIVARAGEEGSEKKLVRAGADKVVSPYHIGGLRIAHTVLKPAVVDFIEFATKSGNIDLQMEEVLIKESSDLVGKSLDECGIGRELGIIIVAIKKPNGEMKFNPTFKSAIKTGDTLIALGESSKLKNLEVMAS
- a CDS encoding LemA family protein codes for the protein MKKTLFITFLLVMLSGLSGCGYNTMQANEEAVKAAWGDVEASYQRRNDLIPNLVEVVKGYAKHEKDTLQAVTEARAKVGTIQASKDILNDPKALTQFQEAQGAMSSALSRLMVVVEKYPELKANQNFLDLQHQLEGTENRINVARTRFNKSVETFNVSIRIFPNSLTNSLLLHLKQREAFKAEAGAEKAPKVEFNK
- a CDS encoding TPM domain-containing protein, translating into MAVLFAVPAHALEVPKLTGYVNDYGSMLSPQAKATLEQELRAFEQSDSTQLVIVTIPSLQGEVLEEFSIKIAQAWKIGQKGKDNGIIFLVSKEDRKLRVEVGRGLEGRLTDLMAGRIIDLVVKPRFKRGDFDGGFITGVHSLIDATRGEFKADQQTGKRQGAKGSQGISRLFTFIIFFGIALLMLGSVSKYLAGAAGAIGLPAIVSLLLSPVGLVAAIILAVIGLVAGLILPALFSAGGRGGGFGGGYYGGGFGGGGGGFGGSSGGGSDFGGGGGDFGGGGSSGDW
- a CDS encoding pirin family protein, translated to MTRKITKIWKSKPTIEGAGVHLKRAFGYYQIPQLDPFLLLDDFHSNIPGQYLAGFPWHPHRGIETITYVLHGTVEHGDSMKNRGIIAPGDVQWMTAGSGIIHQEMPKGGKDDLLWGFQLWANLPAKEKMMDPRYREVKSSQIPEKKLASGAVVKVICGAVDGVSGPVQDIVTDPEYLDVSVPAHTTFTHGVPSGHTAFVYVVEGNAYFDEERNAFSREVIGSNYFDYKRDCKGSPETLIHYENKGDTVKVTTEDSAVRFLLISGRPIGEPIAWYGPIVMNTQEELQLAFEEYEKGTFIKHR
- a CDS encoding phosphoribosyltransferase — encoded protein: MESLIEDRGLRDRQFVFEDRDDAGERLASALESYRGTNALVLAIPSGGVPIGAKIAQQLALPFDLLIVRKLQIPFNTEAGFGAMTLDGEVILNKELVGSLGLGKDAINATIHATKEILERRNKLFRKSRPMPDCRGKTVIITDDGLASGYTMRAAVQTVRGMRPLKIVVAVPTSSEWTVAAIRREIDELVCLNIRGGQRFAVAEAYRNWYDLSDEEVLRTVAE